One part of the Arabidopsis thaliana chromosome 1 sequence genome encodes these proteins:
- a CDS encoding uncharacterized protein (unknown protein; LOCATED IN: endomembrane system; EXPRESSED IN: 23 plant structures; EXPRESSED DURING: 15 growth stages; Has 14 Blast hits to 14 proteins in 6 species: Archae - 0; Bacteria - 0; Metazoa - 0; Fungi - 0; Plants - 14; Viruses - 0; Other Eukaryotes - 0 (source: NCBI BLink).): MESSPSFLDNLFFFFLIRPLLAISFVICFIALWWFLAWKLVLSHVPLVQEIFGLRKKTFIPKPESRGRIAKFYKSISSQNPVPQ; this comes from the exons ATGGAATCATCTCCTTCGTTCCTTgacaatctcttcttcttcttcctcatacGTCCGCTTCTGGCGATCTCATTCGTCATCTGCTTCATCGCTCTTT GGTGGTTTCTAGCATGGAAGCTTGTATTAAGCCATGTTCCTCTAGTACAAGAGATCTTTGGCTTGAGGAAGAAAACCTTTATACCAAAACCTGAATCTCGTGGTCGAATCGCCAAATTCTACAAAAGTATCAGTTCTCAGAATCCTGTTCCCCAATG